The following DNA comes from Pseudomonas sp. Tri1.
AGCGGCATCGACACGTTGATCGGCGGAACTGGCAATGACATTTACGTGGTCGACAACCTCAAGGACCTGATCAGCGAAACCAGCACCCTGGCCAGCGAAATCGACACCGTGCGCGCCTCCTTGAGCTGGACCCTGGGCGCCAACCTGGAAAACCTCACACTGACGGGCAGTGCCCATATCAATGGCACTGGCAACACGCTGGGCAACGTGTTGATCGGCAACGCCGGTGACAACGTGCTGAACGGCGGTGCCGGTATCGACACGCTGGTCGGTGGCGCGGGCAATGACACCTATGTGCTCGACCAGGCCGGTGAGCTGACGCTGTTGCAAGAGGGCTCCGATCAAGGGCTCGACAGCCTGACCATCACTTACGCCGCGACCTCGCTGAGCAACGTCGTTGACCTGAGCCTCAGTAATTTGCGCAATGTTGAGAACGCCAGCCTGAGCGGCGCAGGGCTGTTCACAGTGATGGGCAACGACCTGGATAACCGCCTGATCGGCAATGCGTTCGCGAACACCCTTCGGGGCGGGGTCGGCAGTGATGTCCTCGACGGTGGCGCGGGTGCCGATACCTTGATTGGCGGTGCCGACAATGACACCTATGTCATCGACAACCTCGGCGACAAGGTCATCGAAGCCGCGGACGAGGGCCGCGACCTGATACGCAGCTCGGTCAGCTATACCTTGTCGGCCAACGTCGAGGATGGTCAGTTGCTCGGCGTTGCCGCCGTCAATCTGGTCGGTAACGCCTCGGACAACAGCCTGATCGGTAACAGTGCTGCCAACGTGCTCAATGGTCAGGCCGGTGCCGATATCCTGGACGGTGGTGCCGGTATCGACACCCTCATCGGTGGTACCGGCAACGACACCTACATCGTCGACAACCTCAAGGACATCGTCAGTGAAACCAGCACCCTGGCCAGCGAAATCGATACCGTGCGCTCTTCGGTGAACTGGAGCCTGGGCGCCAACCTGGAAAACCTCACGCTCACCGGTGCTGCCCACCTCAATGGCTCCGGCAACGGGCTGGACAACGTGTTGACCGGCAACACCGGTAACAACGTTCTGAGCGGCGGGGCAGGCAACGATCAACTCAACGGTGGTGCAGGCAATGACACGCTGATCGGCGGCATGGGGGCTGACACCTTGACCGGTGGCGATGGCGCTGACCGTTTTGTTTTCAGCTTCTTGAATGAGTTGGGCCTGGGAAGTGCCCGCGACACTATTTTCGACTTCAGCAGCCTTCAGGGCGATAAGGTTGACCTGTCGAAACTGGACGCCAATGCCCCGACGACGCTGTTTGAAAAGTTCACTTTCATCGATTCGAACGATTTCACGGGGGTAGGGCAACTGCGCTTCGTCGATAACGTGCTTTCCGGCAACATCAACGGCGATCTGGGAGCGGATTTCGAGATTCAGTTAGTGGGTGTCAACACCTTCACTGCCAACGACTTGGTCGCTTGATAAAACGGCCTTGTGTGCGGCACGCGCTGGGCGTTGCCGCTTGAGCCTATAGCGACGCCCTGACCACCAGAGGGCAATCCACTGGCTGTGCGCCCGACACCTCGAGGCTCTCGATCAAGTGCCGGGCCGCCTGGCGCCCTATCTCGTAGTACGGCAACTGGACCGTGGTCAGTGGCGGGATGAACAGTTCGGCGATGCCGATCATGTTGTCATAGCCGAGCACGGCCACGTCCCCGGGAATCTTCAGGCCACGGCCCAACAATAGCTGATAGGCACAAAAGGCAATACGGTCGTTGCCGCAGATCAGAATGTCGAATTGCGGCCGACCTTCGATGATGTGCCGGTCAAGGATGGCGGCGGTTTCACCGTAGGCATCGTGATCAGAAAGGTCGTATTGCAACAGTGCCTCAGGCGCCAGCCCGAATGCCTGGCAGGCGCGCTGCAGACCTTCTTGTCGAAGGCCCCAGGCCAGGCTCTTTTTCGGCAGATTGATACACAACGGGCGCCGATAGCCTTGGCTCAAGGCATGATGCACGGCTCGATACTGCCCCGACGCATCATCTGGCACATAACTGACCAGGCGACTGTCATCGGCCAGGCAATTGGCGAGTACCAGCGGCTTGCTTTTCAAACGCTCGGGAATGCTCACCTGGCGCAACCCCATGGCACTGAAGATCAACCCGTCAGGACGATGCGACAGCATCAGGTCGATGTTCTGGTCGGTGGGCGGGTTGCTCAACAAGTTGAGGATAAATACGTTCCAACCGGCTTGCTGCGCGGTCTGTTCGATGGACAGCAGCAGCTCGACCGCGAAGGGGGTGGTCGCGGTGTCCAGTGCGAACACCCCGATGGTGCGCGACTGCAAGTTGTCGCCGCGCATCTTGCGCGCCGACAGGCTTGGTACGAATTGCAGTTCGTCAATGGCGCGGCGCACCCGCAGAAGGGTTTCGGGGCTCAGCTTTTCCGGGTTGTTGAGCGCTCGAGAAACCGTCATCAGGGATACGCCGGCCAGCTGTGCAACGTCTTTCACTGAAGTCATGCGAGGTGAGGCCAGTCAGGTTGACGCCGAATCATGACACAGGGCCCGGGCTTCTCGCGACTCGAATGACGATGCTCATAACCACCCTGAAGCCAGCGGCCAAGCGCTGCTGATCCAGACGCGCCCGCCGGCCCCACTGCCCAGCAATTTCACCCCCAGGCTGTCGGGCCGCGGATAGAGGCGGCTGCTGAGGCTGAAGAGGCCGTTTTTCTCAAACACCTCGATGGACGAGCGATCCAGGAAAACTCGCAGTTGCAGGTGTGCTTGGGCCCGGTCGACCGCCACGCTGCGCTGACCGCTGACCTGCGCCCCCGAACGACTGCGGTCGAGTACCAGGCGCTGCAATGACGCATCGTAATAAAGCAGGGTTTGTTCATCGCCCTCGGCACTGCACCGCAAGGCAATGCCCAGGTGGCCTTCGGTGCAGTCGAGCAAATCCAGATGCACATGGATCTCGAGTCTGTCGCCGTTGATCTGTGGCACCCACTGGCTGCCCGATTCATCCCACGCCGGTGTGCCCGGCAGCGGCGCCTTGCGCAACGCCGTCAGTTCCCGGGCCGGAAATACTCTGAGGCGATCGGCCTGCAACTGCAGCTCACGGGGTAAACCGAGCATGCCGCACCAGTGATGAGCCTGGCTCGGCATCGGGCTTTCCCACATGTCGAGCCAGGCCCAAACCAGGCGTCGACCATCGGCGGCCACCAACGTTTGCGCAGCATAGAAGTCATGACCGTTATCCAGTTCGATAAACGGCCCGCCGCTGAAGTGCCACTGGCTATCGAGTCGGCCCACGCGATAACCGGTCTGGTACTTGTTGAGCCGGTCATAACCCTCAGGTTGCATGCCTTGGGGGGAGTACAGCAGCACATCGCGACCATCGAGGCGAAACAGATCCGGGCACTCCCACATGTAGCCATCACCCTCGCTGCCCCTGGACACATAGTCGAGGAACTCCCAGGCGTGAAGATCCGTGGAGCGGTACAACGGCAGCAGGGGGGTATCGCCCAGGCGTGCGCCGGCAATCAGGTACCAATAGTCATCTTCTTTCCAGACCTTGGGATCACGAAAATGCATGATCGCGTCTTGCGGTGCGCGCTCGATGACGGCGCCATGCTTGATGAACCGGATGCCATCGACGCTGGTGGCCAGGCATTGGACTTGACGGATCAGGCGTTCGTCACCCACTTCCCCCAGCCAGGTGTGTCCGGTGTAGATCAACGCCAGGGTGTCGCCACACACTACCGCGCTGCCGGAAAAGCAACCGTCGCGGTCAAAGTCATCACCCGGCGCCAGCGCGATGGGCAGGTGTTGCCAATGGACCAGGTCGGCACTCTTGGCATGCCCCCAATACATCGGGCCCCATTTCGCATCGAAGGGGTGGTGTTGATAGAACACGTGATACTCGCCCTGGAAGTACACCACCCCATTCGGGTCGTTCATCCAGCCCACCGGTGGGGCCAGATGATAATCGGGGCGATAGTCGTCGGTGACGCGAGACAGGCCATCTCTCAGCGCCTGCTGCGCAAGTTCAAGGGACGCGGACATTGGAGCACTCATGGCATTTACAGACACAGTCATAGGGCGCCTGCTCGTACCGAGCGCAAGGAGGCGTCATCCGACGAGTTTTTTATGGCTTGTGGCGGGCGACCCAGGGCCGTGCCGTCGGCATCGAACAGATGCAGATTGGCGATCTCCAGCTGCAATTCGACCCGATCGCCCACCCGCCACCCGGCGTTGACCTCACAGCGACAGATCAGCGGCTCTTGCTGACCGGTATCGAGGTGCACATAGGTTTCGCTGCCCAGGTATTCGACAACGGTCACGGCAACGCCAGCGGCGCCTTGCGCCGCTTTGAGCGCAACATGCTCCGGGCGAACTCCCAGGCTCAGTTGCGTGTTCGCGGTCATGCCCGAGCTGTCGAAGGGCAGGGAAGTCCTTCCCAATACGAGGCTTTCAACCAGGCTGGTTTCACCCGGCGTATGCAGGAATGCTGGAAGGAAATTCATTTTGGGCGAACCCAGGAAGCCGGCGACAAAGCGGGTGGCGGGGCGCTCATAGAGCTCACGTGGCGAGCCGACCTGCTCGATGCGACCACCATTGAGCACGACAATTTTGTCAGCCAGGGTCATCGCTTCGACCTGGTCGTGGGTGACGTAGATCATGGTCGTGCCCAGTCGAGCATGCAGCCGGGCGATTTCGTTACGCATTTGCACCCGCAAGGAGGCGTCCAGGTTCGACAGCGGCTCATCGAACAGCAAGATGTCCGGCTCCCGCGCCATGGCCCTGCCCATGGCCACTCGCTGACGCTGTCCGCCCGACAGCTCCTTGGGTTTACGTTGCAGCAGTTTGTCCAATTGCAGGATTTGCGCGGTTTTCAACACGCGCTCACGCAGGCTGGTCTTTTCAGTCTTGGCCAGTTTGAGACCAAAACTGATGTTGTCGTAGACGTTCATGTGCGGGTAGAGCGCATACGATTGAAACACCATGCCGACGCCACGTTCGCGTGGCTCCAGGTCATTGACCCGGCGCCCGTCGATCAGCAGGTCGCCGGCGCAGATCGAATCCAGCCCGGCGATCAGACGCAGCAGGGTCGATTTTCCACAGCCCGAGGGGCCGACGAACACCACGAATTCACCGGCGGCGATATCCAGGCTGACATCACGGAGAATGCGCACGCCGCCCAATTGCTTGTTCACGTTGTCTAGCTTCAACTTGATCACGATGCTGTTCCTTGTCTTTGTTGGGCATCAACCCTTTAACGCGCCGGTAGTGAGGCCGGAAACGATTCGGCGCTGGAAGATCAGCACCAGAATCACCAATGGGACGGTGACCAGCACCGAGGCGGCCATCAACAGCCCCCAGGGCAGTTCATGGGGGCTGCCGCCGGAAATCAGGGCGATGGCCACCGGCACCGTGCGTTGTGTGTCAGTGAGGGTGAAGGTCAGGGCAAACAGGAACTCGTTCCACGCGGCAATGAACGCCAGCAGGCCGGTGGTGACCAGTGCGGGCCAGAGCAGCGGGAGCAACACGCGGGTCAGGGTGACCCAGGGCGAAGCGCCGTCCATGATCGCCGCCTCTTCCAGTTCATGGGGCAGTTGGCCCATGAACGTGGTCAGCACCCAGACGGTGAAGGGCAGGGTGAAAATCGTGTAGCTCAGGATCAGTGCCCAAGATGTGTTGTACAGGCCCAGGGCACGGATCACTTCGAACAACCCCGACAGCACCGCGACCTGGGGAAACATCGACACGCCAAGGACCATCATCAGGACCGTACCGCGGCCACGAAATTTCACCCGGCCCAAGGCATAAGCCGCGGTCAGGCTGAGGAACAGCGCGAGTGTGACCACACATAGCGCAACCACCAGCGAGTTACCGATCGCCCGCAGGAACGAGGCCTGGTGGAGCACGGCGGCATAGTTGGAGAAGTCGGGGTTGTCGATCCAGTAGCTCACTTGGAACAAGGCGCTGGAGGGCTTCAGCGAAGTCACAATGGCGTAGTAGAAAGGGAACACCGCATACAGCAGCAAAATCCCGATCAGGCACCAGAAGCCGAGGCGCAACAGTGCTTTTTTCAACAGGCGTGGGCTCATGAGCGCACCTCCATTTGCCGGCGTCCTAGGTACAGATAAACCATGGCGATCACCGCAACCACCAGAAACAGCAAGGTCGAGGCCGCGCTGCCGTAACCGACGTCCTGGAACTCCACCAGGTGCTGGCGGGCATAGACCGACATGCTCATGGTGCTCGACGAGTTCGAGGTCAGCACATAGATGACGTCAAAC
Coding sequences within:
- a CDS encoding carbohydrate ABC transporter permease — translated: MSPRLLKKALLRLGFWCLIGILLLYAVFPFYYAIVTSLKPSSALFQVSYWIDNPDFSNYAAVLHQASFLRAIGNSLVVALCVVTLALFLSLTAAYALGRVKFRGRGTVLMMVLGVSMFPQVAVLSGLFEVIRALGLYNTSWALILSYTIFTLPFTVWVLTTFMGQLPHELEEAAIMDGASPWVTLTRVLLPLLWPALVTTGLLAFIAAWNEFLFALTFTLTDTQRTVPVAIALISGGSPHELPWGLLMAASVLVTVPLVILVLIFQRRIVSGLTTGALKG
- the ugpC gene encoding sn-glycerol-3-phosphate ABC transporter ATP-binding protein UgpC; translation: MIKLKLDNVNKQLGGVRILRDVSLDIAAGEFVVFVGPSGCGKSTLLRLIAGLDSICAGDLLIDGRRVNDLEPRERGVGMVFQSYALYPHMNVYDNISFGLKLAKTEKTSLRERVLKTAQILQLDKLLQRKPKELSGGQRQRVAMGRAMAREPDILLFDEPLSNLDASLRVQMRNEIARLHARLGTTMIYVTHDQVEAMTLADKIVVLNGGRIEQVGSPRELYERPATRFVAGFLGSPKMNFLPAFLHTPGETSLVESLVLGRTSLPFDSSGMTANTQLSLGVRPEHVALKAAQGAAGVAVTVVEYLGSETYVHLDTGQQEPLICRCEVNAGWRVGDRVELQLEIANLHLFDADGTALGRPPQAIKNSSDDASLRSVRAGAL
- a CDS encoding glycoside hydrolase family 32 protein; translation: MTVSVNAMSAPMSASLELAQQALRDGLSRVTDDYRPDYHLAPPVGWMNDPNGVVYFQGEYHVFYQHHPFDAKWGPMYWGHAKSADLVHWQHLPIALAPGDDFDRDGCFSGSAVVCGDTLALIYTGHTWLGEVGDERLIRQVQCLATSVDGIRFIKHGAVIERAPQDAIMHFRDPKVWKEDDYWYLIAGARLGDTPLLPLYRSTDLHAWEFLDYVSRGSEGDGYMWECPDLFRLDGRDVLLYSPQGMQPEGYDRLNKYQTGYRVGRLDSQWHFSGGPFIELDNGHDFYAAQTLVAADGRRLVWAWLDMWESPMPSQAHHWCGMLGLPRELQLQADRLRVFPARELTALRKAPLPGTPAWDESGSQWVPQINGDRLEIHVHLDLLDCTEGHLGIALRCSAEGDEQTLLYYDASLQRLVLDRSRSGAQVSGQRSVAVDRAQAHLQLRVFLDRSSIEVFEKNGLFSLSSRLYPRPDSLGVKLLGSGAGGRVWISSAWPLASGWL
- a CDS encoding LacI family DNA-binding transcriptional regulator, which produces MTSVKDVAQLAGVSLMTVSRALNNPEKLSPETLLRVRRAIDELQFVPSLSARKMRGDNLQSRTIGVFALDTATTPFAVELLLSIEQTAQQAGWNVFILNLLSNPPTDQNIDLMLSHRPDGLIFSAMGLRQVSIPERLKSKPLVLANCLADDSRLVSYVPDDASGQYRAVHHALSQGYRRPLCINLPKKSLAWGLRQEGLQRACQAFGLAPEALLQYDLSDHDAYGETAAILDRHIIEGRPQFDILICGNDRIAFCAYQLLLGRGLKIPGDVAVLGYDNMIGIAELFIPPLTTVQLPYYEIGRQAARHLIESLEVSGAQPVDCPLVVRASL